From a single Micromonospora carbonacea genomic region:
- a CDS encoding NeuD/PglB/VioB family sugar acetyltransferase — protein sequence MSPDLVIVGCGGHGRELLGIVRAVNDAAAGGPVWQVRGFVDDDPTEENRKRVQRLGVPWLGPVPSLADAGGAHVVVGVGDPRARGRVARRVDAYGLPAAVLVHPDATLGADARVGEGTVLFAGARVTTNVTLGRHVHLNQNAAVGHDCVFGDHVSVNPLAAVSGGCRLDPDVLIGAGAVVLQGLRVGAGATVGAAACVVRDVPPGVVVKGVPAR from the coding sequence GTGAGCCCGGATTTGGTGATCGTCGGGTGCGGCGGCCACGGCCGGGAGCTCCTCGGCATCGTCCGGGCGGTCAACGACGCGGCGGCCGGCGGCCCGGTCTGGCAGGTGCGGGGGTTCGTCGACGACGACCCGACGGAGGAGAACCGCAAGCGGGTGCAGCGGCTCGGCGTGCCGTGGCTGGGCCCGGTGCCGTCCCTGGCCGACGCCGGGGGCGCGCACGTGGTGGTCGGCGTCGGCGACCCCCGGGCGCGCGGGCGGGTCGCCCGCCGGGTCGACGCGTACGGGCTGCCGGCGGCGGTGCTGGTCCACCCGGACGCCACCCTCGGCGCGGACGCCCGCGTCGGCGAGGGGACGGTGCTGTTCGCCGGCGCCCGGGTGACCACCAACGTGACGCTGGGCCGGCACGTGCACCTGAACCAGAACGCGGCGGTCGGGCACGACTGCGTGTTCGGCGACCACGTGTCGGTCAACCCGCTCGCCGCCGTCTCCGGCGGCTGCCGGCTCGACCCGGACGTGCTGATCGGGGCGGGCGCGGTGGTCCTCCAGGGGCTCCGGGTGGGCGCGGGCGCGACCGTCGGCGCGGCGGCCTGCGTGGTACGCGACGTGCCGCCCGGCGTGGTGGTGAAGGGGGTGCCGGCGAGGTGA
- a CDS encoding glycosyltransferase family 4 protein produces the protein MRVVVTTEYRYAVTPDGRVWTSHTHGYDIWRRYLSAFDEVRVVARVAAQPRVPETALRVDGPGVTVHPVPHYVGPQQYLRQRVPIGRAMATAAGRDDAVILRVPSALGSLLAGVRRRHGLPYALEVVGDPYDVLAPGVVRHPLRPLLRQRFATRLRRECGSAVAVSYVTADYLQARYPAAPHAPTVNVSSIDLPPEAFTAAPRAVRADAGGERTLISIGTLDQLYKGVDTLVEAVARLAARGVDVRLVHAGAGRFAGHLAALAGARGVADRVTFAGWVAPGAPLHALLDAADLAVMPSRTEGLPRALIEAMARALPAIGTAVGGIPELLAPEDLVGPDDPGALAEAIARMLADPDRMARASARNLAHARRYSRDSLEPRRHAFYRSVREATARR, from the coding sequence GTGAGGGTCGTCGTCACCACCGAGTACCGCTACGCCGTCACGCCCGACGGCCGGGTCTGGACGTCGCACACGCACGGCTACGACATCTGGCGGCGCTACCTCTCGGCCTTCGACGAGGTGCGCGTGGTGGCCCGGGTCGCCGCGCAGCCCCGGGTGCCGGAGACGGCGCTACGGGTCGACGGCCCCGGGGTCACGGTGCACCCGGTGCCGCACTACGTCGGGCCGCAGCAGTACCTGCGCCAGCGGGTGCCGATCGGCCGCGCCATGGCGACCGCCGCCGGGCGCGACGACGCGGTGATCCTGCGGGTGCCCTCCGCGCTGGGCTCCCTGCTGGCCGGCGTCCGCCGCCGGCACGGCCTGCCGTACGCCTTGGAGGTCGTGGGCGACCCGTACGACGTGCTCGCGCCCGGGGTGGTCCGGCATCCGCTGCGGCCCCTGCTGCGCCAGCGCTTCGCGACCCGGCTGCGCCGCGAGTGCGGCTCGGCGGTCGCCGTCTCCTACGTGACGGCGGACTATCTCCAGGCCCGCTACCCGGCGGCCCCCCACGCGCCGACGGTCAACGTGTCGAGCATCGACCTGCCGCCCGAGGCGTTCACCGCCGCCCCGCGGGCCGTCCGGGCCGATGCCGGCGGCGAACGCACGCTCATCTCGATCGGGACGCTCGACCAGCTCTACAAGGGCGTCGACACGCTCGTCGAGGCGGTGGCCCGGCTGGCGGCGCGCGGGGTCGACGTCCGGCTCGTCCACGCCGGCGCCGGCCGGTTCGCCGGGCACCTGGCGGCCCTGGCCGGGGCGCGGGGCGTCGCCGACCGGGTGACGTTCGCCGGCTGGGTGGCCCCCGGCGCGCCGCTGCACGCCCTCCTCGACGCGGCCGACCTGGCGGTCATGCCGTCGCGGACCGAGGGGCTGCCGCGCGCGCTGATCGAGGCCATGGCCCGCGCGCTGCCGGCGATCGGCACCGCCGTCGGCGGCATCCCGGAGCTGCTCGCGCCCGAGGACCTGGTCGGCCCCGACGACCCCGGGGCGCTGGCGGAGGCGATCGCCCGGATGCTGGCCGACCCGGACCGGATGGCGCGCGCCTCGGCCCGCAACCTCGCCCACGCCCGGCGCTACTCCCGAGACTCCCTGGAGCCCCGGCGGCACGCCTTCTACCGGTCGGTGCGCGAGGCCACGGCCCGGCGCTGA
- a CDS encoding NAD-dependent epimerase/dehydratase family protein: MRRALVLGGAGFIGLHLTERLLADGHRVVVVDDFSRGRDDERLGALRDDPAVEVVSADLTRPQAWAALPRGCDEIYLLAAVVGVRNVEADPTRVIRVNTLTALHLLDWVEPGDRVFFSSTSEVYAGGVDARVVPVPTAEDVPVMITDVTSPRFSYAISKLLGEAAFVHAARARRCAATVGRFHNVYGPRMGTDHVIPEMSLRALDGEDPFRVWGADQYRAFCHVDDAVEAVLRLMRCPAAAGEIVHVGNDAEQTNIGDLAKLVLRVADAAPVLQPMPAPPGSVHRRCPDLATLRRLTGFEPVVPLEDGVRRTFDWYRAWRAGTVDARGR; the protein is encoded by the coding sequence GTGAGGCGGGCCCTCGTCCTCGGCGGCGCGGGCTTCATCGGCCTGCACCTGACCGAGCGGCTGCTCGCCGACGGTCACCGCGTGGTCGTCGTCGACGACTTCTCCCGGGGCCGCGACGACGAGCGCCTCGGCGCGCTGCGTGACGACCCGGCCGTCGAGGTCGTCTCGGCGGACCTGACCCGGCCGCAGGCCTGGGCGGCGCTGCCGCGCGGCTGCGACGAGATCTACCTGCTCGCCGCCGTGGTCGGGGTGCGCAACGTCGAGGCCGATCCGACGCGGGTGATCCGGGTCAACACCCTGACGGCGCTGCACCTGCTGGACTGGGTCGAGCCCGGCGACCGGGTCTTCTTCAGCTCCACCAGCGAGGTGTACGCCGGCGGCGTCGACGCCCGCGTCGTGCCGGTGCCGACGGCCGAGGACGTCCCCGTCATGATCACCGACGTCACGTCGCCCCGGTTCTCGTACGCGATCAGCAAGCTGCTCGGCGAGGCCGCCTTCGTGCACGCCGCCCGCGCCCGACGCTGCGCCGCCACGGTCGGCCGCTTCCACAACGTCTACGGCCCGAGGATGGGCACGGACCACGTCATCCCGGAGATGTCGCTGCGCGCCCTCGACGGGGAGGACCCGTTCCGGGTGTGGGGCGCCGACCAGTACCGCGCGTTCTGCCACGTCGACGACGCGGTCGAGGCGGTGCTGCGGCTGATGCGCTGCCCGGCCGCGGCCGGCGAGATCGTGCACGTCGGCAACGACGCCGAGCAGACCAACATCGGCGACCTGGCCAAGCTGGTGCTGCGGGTCGCCGACGCGGCCCCGGTCCTGCAACCGATGCCCGCGCCGCCCGGGTCGGTGCACCGCCGCTGCCCCGACCTGGCGACGCTGCGCCGGCTGACCGGCTTCGAGCCGGTGGTGCCGCTGGAGGACGGGGTACGTCGGACCTTCGACTGGTACCGCGCCTGGCGCGCCGGGACGGTGGACGCCCGCGGCCGGTGA
- a CDS encoding nucleotide sugar dehydrogenase, whose amino-acid sequence MYRRIGIVGLGYVGLTLAAALARKGFEVHGVDANPAVRAALRGGRPHIFEPGIADVFATHAGRSVFVDDELPADLDAVVLSVSTPVDEGSRRPDLSNLAAAAEQVARWCGPQTLVIVRSTVPVGTSRRVVLPALTAAWGRALLVMAPERTIQGQALRELVELPQVVGGVDDESLHAGLELFGGLARQTVPVSSLEAAELVKLSNNCHTDLIYSFGNEVALIAERHGLDPLEVIRAANLDYPRPDLSRPGYVGGGCLSKDPYLMVASAGDDGAFLVGAARRLNERLPVHVAETVVELIRQRRGDTAGARLAVLGWAYKGWPPTDDMRGTPIAAMMPVFRAAGLVVAGHDPMVPDQVIRAYGGEPTSLDKAFCDSDAVLVVNDHPDYRALEVGGLLAAGGAGVVYDSWRILDEAAVTAAGARYAGIGYLPAPRAAAPTGRVPA is encoded by the coding sequence GTGTATCGCAGGATAGGGATCGTCGGCCTCGGCTACGTCGGGCTGACGCTGGCCGCCGCGCTGGCGCGCAAGGGGTTCGAGGTGCACGGGGTGGACGCGAACCCGGCGGTGCGGGCGGCGCTGCGCGGCGGCCGCCCGCACATCTTCGAGCCGGGCATCGCCGACGTGTTCGCCACGCACGCGGGCCGTTCGGTGTTCGTCGACGACGAGCTGCCGGCGGACCTCGACGCGGTGGTGCTCAGCGTCTCCACGCCGGTGGACGAGGGGTCCCGGCGGCCCGACCTGTCCAACCTCGCGGCGGCGGCCGAACAGGTGGCCCGCTGGTGCGGCCCGCAGACCCTGGTGATCGTCCGCAGCACCGTCCCCGTCGGGACGAGCCGCCGGGTGGTGCTGCCGGCGCTGACCGCGGCGTGGGGGCGGGCGCTGCTGGTGATGGCCCCGGAGCGGACCATCCAGGGGCAGGCGCTGCGGGAACTGGTCGAGCTGCCCCAGGTCGTCGGCGGCGTGGACGACGAGAGCCTGCACGCCGGGCTGGAGCTGTTCGGCGGGCTCGCCCGGCAGACCGTGCCGGTGTCCAGCCTGGAGGCCGCCGAGCTGGTCAAGCTCTCCAACAACTGCCACACCGACCTGATCTACTCGTTCGGCAACGAGGTGGCGCTGATCGCCGAGCGGCACGGCCTTGACCCGCTGGAGGTGATCCGGGCCGCCAACCTCGACTACCCCCGGCCGGACCTGAGCCGGCCCGGGTACGTCGGCGGCGGTTGCCTGTCGAAGGATCCGTACCTGATGGTGGCCAGCGCCGGCGACGACGGCGCGTTCCTGGTCGGGGCGGCCCGGCGGCTCAACGAGCGCCTGCCGGTGCACGTCGCCGAGACCGTCGTGGAGCTGATCCGGCAGCGGCGCGGCGACACCGCCGGCGCCCGGCTGGCCGTGCTGGGCTGGGCGTACAAGGGGTGGCCCCCCACCGACGACATGCGCGGCACGCCGATCGCCGCGATGATGCCGGTCTTCCGGGCGGCCGGGCTGGTCGTGGCCGGGCACGACCCGATGGTGCCCGACCAGGTCATCCGGGCCTACGGCGGCGAGCCGACCAGCCTGGACAAGGCGTTCTGCGACAGCGACGCGGTGCTCGTGGTCAACGACCACCCCGACTACCGGGCGCTGGAGGTCGGCGGGCTGCTCGCGGCCGGCGGGGCGGGCGTCGTCTACGACTCGTGGCGGATCCTCGACGAGGCGGCCGTGACCGCCGCCGGGGCGCGGTACGCCGGCATCGGCTACCTGCCCGCCCCACGCGCCGCCGCCCCCACCGGCCGGGTGCCGGCGTGA
- a CDS encoding NAD-dependent epimerase/dehydratase family protein, giving the protein MTTVLVLGGSGFIGGHVRAALRPHAALVCPGRRDVDLVACDVDELGALLRAARPDAVVACTGRLDGRADELVAANVSVTAKLVEAVAAGAPGARLVRIGSAGEYGPVPHGHAAAESDDARPVSEYGLTHLTATRLVELAAAAGRVDGVTLRVFNPIGPGLSADTVLGRVATLLRRATPGGRITVGPLSAHRDFVDVRDVAAAVAAAVRAPWLPQRVYNVASGRAVPVREAVRLMAEAAGFTGAVREDQPPPGRSAAVDWMCGDISRAARDLGWTPSYELAESVKASWAAMGA; this is encoded by the coding sequence GTGACCACCGTCCTGGTCCTCGGCGGCTCCGGCTTCATCGGCGGGCACGTCCGCGCCGCCCTGCGCCCGCACGCGGCGCTGGTCTGCCCCGGCCGGCGCGACGTCGACCTCGTCGCCTGCGACGTCGACGAGCTGGGCGCGCTGCTGCGCGCCGCCCGGCCCGACGCGGTGGTGGCCTGCACCGGCCGGCTCGACGGGCGGGCCGACGAACTCGTCGCGGCGAACGTGTCGGTGACCGCGAAACTCGTCGAGGCCGTCGCGGCCGGGGCCCCCGGCGCGCGGCTGGTGCGCATCGGCTCCGCCGGGGAGTACGGGCCGGTGCCGCACGGGCACGCCGCCGCCGAGAGCGACGACGCGCGCCCGGTGAGCGAGTACGGCCTGACCCACCTGACCGCCACCCGGCTGGTCGAGCTGGCCGCCGCCGCGGGCCGGGTCGACGGCGTCACGCTGCGGGTGTTCAACCCGATCGGCCCCGGCCTGTCCGCCGACACCGTGCTCGGCCGGGTCGCGACGCTGCTGCGCCGCGCGACGCCCGGCGGCCGGATCACCGTCGGTCCCCTCTCGGCCCACCGGGACTTCGTCGACGTCCGGGACGTGGCCGCCGCCGTGGCCGCCGCCGTCCGGGCCCCCTGGCTGCCGCAGCGGGTCTACAACGTCGCCAGCGGCCGGGCCGTGCCGGTGCGGGAGGCGGTCCGGCTGATGGCGGAGGCGGCCGGCTTCACCGGCGCGGTCCGCGAGGACCAGCCGCCGCCGGGCCGCTCGGCGGCGGTCGACTGGATGTGCGGCGACATCTCCCGGGCCGCGCGCGACCTGGGCTGGACGCCCTCCTACGAGCTCGCCGAGTCGGTCAAGGCGAGCTGGGCCGCGATGGGCGCCTGA
- a CDS encoding nucleotidyltransferase family protein: MHVVIMAGGKGTRLKPYTTSLPKPLVPIGDSHAILEIVLHQLASCGFTDVTLAINHLGSLIRAFVGDGSRFGLRVRYVEESVPLSTIGPLFGIRDRLPEHFLVMNGDVLTDLDYGDLLRTHAASGAPLTVATFHRTVKIDFGVLSVEDGRVVEFSEKPVLDYHVSMGVYGLSARTIAAYPAGLAFGFDQLVLDLLERGEPPASYQFDGYWLDIGRPEDYDEANRAFERLRPILLSPRTPEPV; the protein is encoded by the coding sequence ATGCATGTAGTGATCATGGCCGGTGGCAAGGGGACGCGGCTCAAGCCGTACACGACCTCCCTGCCGAAACCGCTGGTGCCGATCGGGGACAGCCACGCCATCCTGGAGATCGTCCTGCACCAGCTCGCGAGCTGCGGCTTCACCGACGTCACCCTGGCGATCAACCACCTCGGCTCGCTGATCCGCGCGTTCGTCGGCGACGGCTCCCGGTTCGGGCTGCGCGTGCGGTACGTGGAGGAGAGCGTCCCCCTGTCGACGATCGGGCCGCTGTTCGGCATCCGCGACCGGCTGCCCGAGCACTTCCTGGTGATGAACGGGGACGTGCTCACCGACCTGGACTACGGCGACCTGCTGCGCACCCACGCCGCCTCCGGGGCCCCGCTGACCGTGGCGACCTTCCACCGCACCGTGAAGATCGACTTCGGCGTGCTGTCGGTCGAGGACGGCCGGGTGGTCGAGTTCAGCGAAAAGCCCGTCCTCGACTACCACGTCAGCATGGGCGTCTACGGCCTCTCCGCGCGCACCATCGCCGCGTACCCGGCCGGGCTCGCGTTCGGCTTCGACCAACTCGTGCTGGACCTGCTCGAACGCGGGGAGCCGCCGGCGAGCTACCAGTTCGACGGCTACTGGCTCGACATCGGCCGGCCCGAGGACTACGACGAGGCCAACCGGGCGTTCGAACGGCTCCGGCCGATCCTGCTGTCCCCGCGCACCCCGGAGCCGGTGTGA